The following proteins are co-located in the Paramormyrops kingsleyae isolate MSU_618 unplaced genomic scaffold, PKINGS_0.4 ups235, whole genome shotgun sequence genome:
- the spegnb gene encoding SPEG neighbor protein produces MSKVKTAPPPGCALNINDPQVQEAAIRIQASYRGHRSRKELREKGPPKVLQPLTDVLLLEGSAAKLECRVSAFPDPFIVWSKDGRELKDGPKYRYVFEDPDVVALVVCDGVLGDLGQYTVKIKNPFGETSDSACIMVEVPAKIAKGPDSVKVKRGSMVKLRAEISGEPAPDVGWLKDGDDINEDDRVYFDVGDTDTILTIKNAHLADTGKYEVFVENKLGVDQSFARLDIL; encoded by the exons ATGTCCAAAGTCAAGACAGCCCCCCCTCCGGGGTGTGCCCTCAACATAAATGACCCCCAGGTGCAGGAAGCAGCAATTCGTATTCAGGCGTCTTACAGAGGCCACAG GTCACGTAAGGAGCTACGTGAGAAAGGGCCCCCCAAGGTCCTGCAGCCGCTGACAGATGTGCTGCTGCTGGAAGGCAGCGCAGCCAAGCTAGAGTGCCGGGTCAGCGCCTTTCCCGACCCCTTCATTGTCTGGTCCAAGGATGGCCGGGAGCTCAAGGATGGGCCCAAGTATCGCTATGTGTTTGAGGACCCCGACGTGGTGGCCCTGGTGGTGTGTGACGGCGTGTTGGGCGACCTGGGCCAATACACTGTGAAGATCAAGAACCCCTTTGGGGAGACCTCAGACTCAGCCTGCATCATGGTGGAGG TGCCTGCCAAGATCGCCAAGGGCCCCGACAGTGTGAAGGTGAAGAGGGGGTCGATGGTGAAGCTGAGAGCTGAGATCAGCGGGGAGCCAGCGCCTGATGTAGGCTGGCTAAAGGACGGGGATGACATCAATGAGGATGACAG GGTTTACTTTGATGTCGGAGACACTGACACGATCCTAACCATCAAAAACGCACACCTCGCAGACACAGGGAAGTACGAGGTCTTTGTGGAGAACAAACTTGGAGTGGATCAGTCTTTTGCCCGTTTGGACATCCTGTGA